DNA from Amycolatopsis sp. DSM 110486:
GACCGAAGTCGGCCGCGCGGCCGCCGCAGTGCCCGCGTATCCCGTGCTGGCGCTGGGCGTGCTGCCCGTCGAGACGCTCGGCACGCCGCGCCAGCGCGCCCGGCTGCTGCCGCCCGTCGCGGCCGGCGACGAGGTGCTCACGGCAGCGTTGCACGAGCCGTCCGCGCCGCTCACGACCGTTCCCGGCACCGTCGCGGAGGCCGCCGACGGAGTGTGGCAGCTCACCGGCGTGAAGACGGGCGTGCCGTACGCCGCGGACGCCACGCGGATCCTCACCCCGGTCGCGCTGCCGGGTGGCACCGCCGTCGCGCTGGTCGACCCGCGCGCCGACGGCGTCGAGCTCGTCCGCACGCCCAGCTCCAGTGGCTCACCCGAGTACACCGTGCGGCTGGCCGGCGTGCGGCTCGCCGACACGGAGTTCCTGCGCGACCGCTCGCCCGGCCACGCCGTCGCCACGCTGCACCGGTTCGCGCTCGCGGGCGCGCTGGCGCTCGGTGACGGGCTGCTGGCCGGCGCGCTCGCCCTGACTTCGCGCCACGTCGCCGAACGCACGCAGTTCGGCCGTCCGCTGGCCGCGTTCCAGGCCGTGGCCCAGCAGATCGCCGACGTCTACGTGGCCGCCCGGACCGTGCACCTGGCCGCGACGTCGGCCGGGTGGCGGCTGGCGGCGGGCCTCGACGCCGACACGGAGCTCGACGTCGCCGCCTACTGGCTCACCGACCAGGCGCCCGCGGCGTTGGCGACGTGCCACCACCTGCACGGCGGCCTCGGCGTCGACCGCGAGTACCCGCTGCACCGCTACTCCTCGGCGGTGAAGGACCTCGGCCGGGCGCTCGGCGGCGCCGCGCACCGGCTGGGCCGGCTGGGGGAGCGGGTGGCCGGGTGAGCACGCACATCGAGCTGACCGCCGCGCAGCAGGCGTTGCGCACCGAGCTGCGGGAGTACTTCGCGGGCCTGCTGACGCCCGAGGAACGCCGGGCGCTGCTGCGGGAGCGCCACGGGCCGGTGTACCGCGAGGTCGTGCGGCGCCTGGGCCGCGACGGCAAGCTCGGCGTCGGCTGGCCGAAGCGCTACGGCGGCCAGGGGTTCGGCGAGATCGAGCAACACCTGTTCGTGGACGAGGCCGCACGCGCCGACGTGCAGCTGCCGTCGGTGACGCTGCAGACGGTGGGCCCGACGCTGCAGGAGTTCGGCACCGAGGAGCAGAAGACGCGGTTCCTGCCGCGGATCCTCGCGGGCGAGATCCACTTCGCCATCGGCTACACCGAACCCGAGGCGGGCACGGACCTGGCTTCGCTGCGGACCCGCGCGGTCCGTGAAGGCGACGAGTACGTGGTCAACGGCCAGAAGATCTTCACCACCGGCGGCCACGACGCGGACTACATCTGGCTCGCCGTGCGGACCTCGCCGGACGCACCCAAGCACAAGGGCATCTCGATCCTCGTCGTCGACACGCGCGACCCCGGCTACTCGTGGACGCCGATCATCACCTGCGACGGCGCCCACCACGTGAACGCCACCTACTACGAGAACGTCCGCGTGCCGGCGGACCTGCTGGTGGGCCGCGAGAACGAGGGCTGGCGGCTGATCACCACGCAGCTCAACCACGAGCGCGTGATGCTCGGCCCGGCCGGGCGGATCGGCGGGCTGCACGACCGGGTGTGGGCGTGGGCCGCCGCGCGCCGCACCCCGGACGGCCTGCCGTTGCTCGACCTGCCGGACGTGCGCGCGGTGCTGGCCGAGACGTTCGCGGTGGCGCGGGTGAACGAGCTGCTCAACTGGCAGGTTTCTTCGGGGACGGGCCCGGTCGCGGTGGCCGACGCTTCGGCGACGAAGGTGTTCGCCTCCGAGCGCATCCAGCGGATCGGGCGGCTGCTGGAAGAGCTCGTGGGGCGCCACGGCGACCTCGCCGACCCGGAGACGGCCGAGCTCGCCGAGTGGCTCGACGTGCTGGCCAAACGCAACCTGGTGCTGACGTTCGGCGGAGGCGTCGGCGAGATCCAGCGCGAGCTGATCGCCTCCGCCGGGCTGGGACTGCCGAGGGTGCCGCGATGACGACGATCGAGGAAGCCGCCGCGAAGATCGCCGCCGCGGGGCCGTGCGCGCCGCGGCTCGCGCGCGACCCGGTGAACCAGGCCATGGTGAACAACTGGGTGGAGGCGATCGGGGACGCCAATCCCGTCTACGTCGATCCCGCCGTCGCGTCGGCTTCCGTCCACAAGGGACTGGTGGCACCGCCGGCGATGGCGCAGGTGTGGACGATGGCGGGGCTGCACGGCGGGCGCGCGGACGACGACCCGATGGGCGCGATCATGGCGGTGCTCGACGAAGCCGGGTACACGTCCGTCGTCGCGACGAACTCCGACCAGACCTACCACCGCTATCTGCGGCCGGGGGAGCGCGTCGCGGCCACGACGGAGCTGCTGGACGTCGCCGGGCCGAAGCGCACGGCGTTGGGTGAGGGCTGGTTCGTGACCACGCGGACGTCGTGGACGGTGGACGGCGAGCCCGTGGCGGACATGGTGTTCCGGGTGCTGAAGTTCCGGCCGGTCCCGGCCGAACCGGCCGCGCCCGTGCTGCGGCCGGTGATCAGCCGGGACACGGAGTTCTTCTGGGCCGGTCTGTCCGACGGCGAGCTGCGCATCCAGCGGTGGGGCGACACGCTGCGGCACCCGCCGGGTCCGATGCCGCCCGACGGTTCGCTGGAGGCGACACCGGACTACGTCGTCGCGAGCGGGCGCGGCACGGTCTACAGCTACGTCGTGCACCACCACCCGCCGGTGCCGGGCAAGCGGCTGCCGTTCGTGGTGGCCCTGGTGGAGCTGGAGGAAGGCGTGCGCGTGATGGCGGAGCTGCTCGACGTGGCGCCGGACGAGGTGCGGGTCGGGCTGCCGGTGGTCGCCGCGTTCGTGCGGGTGGACGACGAGCTGACCTTGCCGGCGTGGCGGGTGGCGCGATGAGTGACGTGGTGCCGTCGTTGCGGATCGAGGCGACGACGACGTTCGTGGTCAGCACCGCGCTCGCGACCCGCGACTTCCAGGACGTGCACCACGACCGCGACGCCGCCGTCGCCCGGGGTTCGAAGGACATTTTCCTCAACATCCTCACCGACACCGGTCTCGTGCAACGGTTCGTGAGCGAGTGG
Protein-coding regions in this window:
- a CDS encoding acyl-CoA dehydrogenase family protein; its protein translation is MDFTPDDTQAEIAALTARVLGKSADPAEQWRALAGAGLLALALPADLGGDGLGVAEVAAVLTEVGRAAAAVPAYPVLALGVLPVETLGTPRQRARLLPPVAAGDEVLTAALHEPSAPLTTVPGTVAEAADGVWQLTGVKTGVPYAADATRILTPVALPGGTAVALVDPRADGVELVRTPSSSGSPEYTVRLAGVRLADTEFLRDRSPGHAVATLHRFALAGALALGDGLLAGALALTSRHVAERTQFGRPLAAFQAVAQQIADVYVAARTVHLAATSAGWRLAAGLDADTELDVAAYWLTDQAPAALATCHHLHGGLGVDREYPLHRYSSAVKDLGRALGGAAHRLGRLGERVAG
- a CDS encoding acyl-CoA dehydrogenase family protein → MSTHIELTAAQQALRTELREYFAGLLTPEERRALLRERHGPVYREVVRRLGRDGKLGVGWPKRYGGQGFGEIEQHLFVDEAARADVQLPSVTLQTVGPTLQEFGTEEQKTRFLPRILAGEIHFAIGYTEPEAGTDLASLRTRAVREGDEYVVNGQKIFTTGGHDADYIWLAVRTSPDAPKHKGISILVVDTRDPGYSWTPIITCDGAHHVNATYYENVRVPADLLVGRENEGWRLITTQLNHERVMLGPAGRIGGLHDRVWAWAAARRTPDGLPLLDLPDVRAVLAETFAVARVNELLNWQVSSGTGPVAVADASATKVFASERIQRIGRLLEELVGRHGDLADPETAELAEWLDVLAKRNLVLTFGGGVGEIQRELIASAGLGLPRVPR
- a CDS encoding bifunctional MaoC family dehydratase N-terminal/OB-fold nucleic acid binding domain-containing protein; translated protein: MTTIEEAAAKIAAAGPCAPRLARDPVNQAMVNNWVEAIGDANPVYVDPAVASASVHKGLVAPPAMAQVWTMAGLHGGRADDDPMGAIMAVLDEAGYTSVVATNSDQTYHRYLRPGERVAATTELLDVAGPKRTALGEGWFVTTRTSWTVDGEPVADMVFRVLKFRPVPAEPAAPVLRPVISRDTEFFWAGLSDGELRIQRWGDTLRHPPGPMPPDGSLEATPDYVVASGRGTVYSYVVHHHPPVPGKRLPFVVALVELEEGVRVMAELLDVAPDEVRVGLPVVAAFVRVDDELTLPAWRVAR